The genomic interval tttaaattattttcttactAATTAGTCAGGTTCAATCAAATTTAAATTGGACATACCGGTCTGCATTTGTCTGGTCATTGAAAACATCTGAGTATAACTGAGTATTGAATACTTTTtttgatggataggccggatctttgtaacatagcaataaggtctttttacctgctcttttgtaatgttaacagacaaagagtaaggtaatttacctgctttttgtaaagtgtctcgagataacacttgttatgagttgacgctatacaaataaaaattgattgattgaatcaCTTGCAGCTTGATATAATCCAAACCTTTAAGACAGCATGCTTCTTAAGAGATGAAAAAGTTAACACAATATGAAAAGTAATCCTTGTCTGCAGCAGCATGTAAGCATTTAGAGCAACATGCGTTTGATGCATATTCACTAACTAGATTTATCAACAATGAGTACTTAGACATTAATATCTCTCCAGGCTGCAGGTAAGAGATCAGCAAAACCACAAATATGAGTCAGTGAACTTAGTTAGACAACTAGGTAGCTCACTTGCTACGCAGCTAACAAGCAAAACATGGCTGTTGTATAACCACGAATATAACTTATTAAGGTGTCGTGGATTCTGAGCAGGATTTTTACGCCGgtactttttgtatttgtggtTAAAGAAACAACTTGCATGCCGTTGTGAACTCTCAGCAGCCCGGACGTTTTTGAAAGACGTCGGGTAGGTCACAGCAGCCAGACGGTTAGGCCACGACGTGCGTTCAATGTTACCGGAGACTCACCGGGCTCCGTCCGAGCCATCGCGGCCTCCGGCTGTCCGCGGCGAAGGAGAGGGGTCGGTGGGCTGCCGCCGGGGCAGCGGCGGCTCTGACTGCGAGGTTTGCGGAGGAAAGCCTCAGCGAGGGCCGGCCGAGCGAGCGGACACACTGCAGCAGGACACGGGACGCCATGACGGTGGATGAGTGACTGAAAGCTCCCAGCGTGCAAAGCGAATAAGAAACGGGGTCAAGCAAGGGCTTCGCTGTACGCATGcgcaacacacaaaaaatatgttttaatttacacttttatttttttttctttgtgtgtgactAATTATAAATCAGGAAGgaagttaaacattaaaaaaaaaaaaaaacttgctaaGCGGTAAGGAAATTAGAATTCTTCTTGAGGGACACCAATCAATCGCCGAATCACACGAATGATTCATTACAGACGAATAAGTGGACAGTGCAGGAATCAGACGAATCCAGCACTCAATGTAAAGTTTTAACTCGAGTGATGTGCGGTAAAATTCAGATCTTAAAATGTCATCTGTTTTATTCTTCAACGACCGTCAATCGATGATTCGGTGCTCAACCCGTACGGTCTGAATTAGCCATTCAGCAGGGTTCTCCAGTGTtggggcttgttttctaaagtgcagtTGCTTATTTTTGCTTGCTTTGCTCCATGTGGTAGGTTTAGGTCAcctgtttggcttcattttatttatttgaggagcCGGGGGTcgcttgttttgggcttgtttccatagagccggttgcttgtttctctcgcgagatctggcaacacCGGTTCTCGCGtcacaagagaagaagaagaagaggagctaGGCGAGACAGcagaacacagaacacaaaacaGATGTTATTAGTGCTTAATAAGTGCACGCTTTCTTGGATTTCATTCTAAATCCACAGTCATGGAGTTATCTGAAATACTGTACAACAAAGCGGAGTACATTGAGACGGTAATATGTTCGATTTAAGTTGTTATTATTAGCTGGCTAGTAGCTTTAGCTCACTGAAGCTAAAGGGGCGTTGGGCGGTCTGTAATCGACATTATTCTTTACTCTTGAAGTCATTAAACACAATATTAAAATCTCCTGGTTGATTTCAGGCTTCTGGGAACAAAGTGAGCAGACAGTCGGTGCTGTGTGGAAGTCAAAACATCGTGCTCAATGGCAAAGTAAGGAAAACTAAACAGCATCTGTGAGCACAGCGAGTTAGACTGTGTTTACTGTGTATTCTGTTAGACTGAGGTGAAGAGCTTTTGTtgtgatttatgtttttctgaTTTCCTCCAGACTATTGTCATGAACGACTGTATCATCAGAGGAGACCTGGCTAACGTCAGGGTGGGCAGACACTGTGTGGTGAAGAGCCGGAGTGTCATTAGACCACCTTTCAAGAAGTTCAGCAAAGGGTAAAACTTCTATTCTATTCAATGTGATCTGATAAGAGTGAGACTAAATCAACAAACCTGAACTAAAAGATAAAGTGATGATGACTAAAAAGAGACCGTGGTGAATGTCCACAGGGTTAAACGAACCCCTGATCTTTTATCTCCGTCCCTCTCCCCTGTCTTCCCTCCAGAGTGGCGTTCTTCCCGCTGCACATCGGAGACCATGTCTTCATCGAGGAGGACTGTGTGGTCAACGCAGCGCAGATCGGTTCCTACGTCCACATCGGCAAGAACTGTGTTATAGTGAGTGGGAtgaaaaacccacacacacacacacacacattcgtgATCCattagagagaaaagaaagaaagaaagcagactgagagagacacaacGTTGTGTTCTGGGTTTAGAGGACACAAACGGAGGCAGTGTCTCCTCTTGCCTGAGGTGAAACAGTCACATGGCGGTCATGTTTAGAAGAACTGAGCGCAGCAGCAAACCGCCTGCACACACACGAGTCTGACCTGGAAAAACGAAAGGAAACCCGTTTCACTTTTGAATTTGATGTTAACTAAGTTAAGTTTTGTAAACTTGCCACAGCAGAAATAGAAAAACCTTTTATTACCtttcaattcaaataactttatttatctgttcAGGAGCTTCATTTGTGTAACAGAGCATCAGTGCACATacagcaggaacacacacacacaagtggctctattaaaagcatgataaataggtcataaataattgttagaAGCGGTTAAATGAGTGGTCTTAAAGATAAATACACATATAAGTATAAGTgtatataaataaattacatagctagatttaacaaaacaattctTGGGGTGTTtagttttacattaaaaaagagagacgGGACATTTTGTGAggcgagagagtgggggaggacatgcagcaaagggccgaggtcggaatCGAACCCAATGCCGCTTCGACAAGGattaaagcctctgtacatggggtgcgcgacataaccgctaggctatccggttGATTCAACAATTGAAAGTCGATTCTGGTTTAGATGATGTTCAAGTTTGAGCAGTAAAGCACAGATGTCTGCTTTTGGTTGTACTGGTTGCAAGtgttaaaggtgtgtgtgtgtgtgcgtgtgtgtgcgtgtgtgtgtgtttgcagggcCGTCGCTGTGTGCTGAAGGACTGCTGTAAGATCTTAGACAACACCGTGCTCCCTCCTGAGACTGTGGTGCCTCCTTTCACTGTCTTCTCTGGATGCCCAGGTCGACcacgacacacaaacactcaatcAAACATGCATGCAAAGGCCCTTTCCTCTCttgctttctttattcttcttcagGTTTTATCAGGATGTCGTTGACTGTAGTGCGAACATTTGGTATAAATAAAACCTTGGATTTTATCTACACTTGTTGGTTTGTATAATAACTGAGAGGAATTGTTTAAAACTTGTATAAGAGTTGTTTTTCAGGTGGCTGATGACACGGATTCAATGCTTTATAGTTTTGCCATTTCTTTTAATAATTGGTTTCTATTAAACCTTTGTTTAAGTGCTGAAAGctagaattaaataaaaatgtttgggCCAGATTATTGAATTCTTGGAATTAAAGTTGCTGTTGACGCCACACTCCTTTCATTCATTTCTGCCAGATCAGATTTGACTCGCTGACCTTaccgtttctctctctctctctctcaggtttaTTTTCAGGGGAGCTTCCGGAGTGCACACAGGACCTGATGATCGACGTAACAAAGAGCTACTACCAGAAGTTTCTGCCCCTCAGCCAGATCTGATTGctgctcccacacacacaccttcagcaggATCCGCAGCATTTCCAGCCACCTCCGGATCTGGGCCCGTGTCCAGCTCTCTCATCTGACCAATGTGGACTCTCTAAGATCACCTTCTGCACTCAGAGGACATGAATTTCTCCAAACTAGGAAACACATTTTGGTCTCATAAAAAGCCCCAATATGATGCTACCTTTGAAGTATGAGAAAAGCTCAAATTTAGAAACTCATGGACCTCTGTGGCTCTGTGTAGGTGGAGATGGACAGGAAACAGGTGTTGGTTTAGAAATTAAATCCATGgaccaaaacaaaagcaaaagttGAGTAACATGATGTTCCATTATTTACATCTGCACTTCATCTAGACAACAGAACACTCGTATGAACACTTCCGCTGTTTTGCTCTCTgtaacttttatttataaaaacctttctcttttttttgctggttAATGCTATTTGTCCAGAAACGTATTTCATACTGAGTTGATTCCAATGCCCAGAAATGCAGGGCAGCCAACGTCTAATCTGAAATAGTGCAACAATTCAATAAATGTCAATGAAAACCAGTCTAATACGGGTCCAAGCTGTGTTTGCTCTTGAACAGTGTTGTGTAATAATGGGGAATGAGGCCCCCTTGGGGTACTTTAGGGAACTGAAGGGGGTGCTTGAGATTTTATTCtgataatacaacataatacaaaaaaGCTCTATAAACAATGtaggtttgatttatttatatcaATATGTAGTTTTTTCAGTATCATAGATGATTGTTGTAACCTGTTGCAACAAACGGTCATTTTCCGTATTTTGTTAAGTCAATATTTGTGAAATCCTGGAAAGAACCATCAACTCGCAGTTAGAGAAATAACTCATcttttgtgtcatgtttttgcattttatcaTACGCTCGACATACAGGTTCAGTTTTGCAGTTCTGTGCTCTGGCACCACCTAGTGGCCTAAAGTGAGACATGCTGACCCTGATATGGAGAGAATTCTGTagggtttttcttttgcattttcactacttcttttttaaattggagCATGTGGCGCAAGCTCGTTTACAAAAATATCTGCAACCACAAAAAGACTGAGCTTCCTGTGCTGACTGACCCTACTTCCTCAACTCTTGTTTGACATGATagtgaagattaaaaaaatgtcagttcAATTTTTAGCAAATCTAACtttcaaaaagcaaacaacacaacacactgtttccttactttttttttttaatgaaacatagTCCATCCAATTGCAACTCatggttttatttcttttacaaTGTGAACCACATATATCTTACCGACAATTAAATGTTAAGTATATAGATTAGCCATTTATTACTTTTCAAACAAAGAAGTATCAAGAAACAGCTGAGAAGAGTGTTGGCTCCAGAGACACGAGGCATGAGTCAGCCTTTTTGAAACGCTGTGGTGGAAGGCCGGTGACTGGCTCagggggagaaaagaaaaactaaagtgTCCCCTCTAAAGTTAACCAGCTAATCAATGCAGTTCAAACACTGGAATCGGATGATTGGGATTTGAAAGACGGCACAGTGTTGCTAACAGCCAACTCTTAGGAGAATTTCTGGACAACAAATCTGAATTTCACCCTGCAAACATGATTAATCATGACTTCTATCATTGCAATCTAATCAAGCATTGCAAATCGATGACATCATGAAAAAGTCTGTAGAGACAGAGTGGGATTTCCCTCCAAAACACCAGAAAGATAAACTGCTAATGGCCTCATCGACTTTGTATTGTGGGAAGGTGCTTCCTTGTCATTTAGTCTGCCCGGTAACAACAGAAAAATGCCTTTAAGGTGAGCCTTTGCACCACTGGCAGGGTAGAGCACCCTGAACTGGATGAGCGTCCGAAAGGAAAAAACTAAAGTTAGAGGAAGACAGAAGTGGAAACAGGATACTAAGCATgagtagggggggggggcacttgcTAAGGTACGCAAGGCatacattttttccttttttttggttaCTTGACTTTACCTGGTGATTGGATTCATAAATTAAACTCAAAGGGATCATATCtctaagaagaaaaacaaggtaGGGAGAGAAGCAAATGAGACAAACAGAATGTAAAGATAGTTGTACATGTACTTCCTTTCTGGTAGAATAAAGGCGCTGAAATAATCCTAAAATCCAATGATATCCTTGTGTGAAGCTATTTTCATTTAGATCTCAGGGTTTCAGGACTAGAGAATGTGCTACAGTTTTCAATCTTCAGTAGGTTTGGCTTATggagttttcacacatgcactgaagTCTAATTCAAGTGTCAGAACCTTAAAGAAATGTCTgcatgaagtcagggtgagctgatgtgaaatGTAGGAATATTCACCACAGGcgagcaggagggggggggatcacCTATCAACCAGCTGGTGCGATGGTTGTGCACGTGATCCGTGCACTCAAATTCACCAAGTATTGACACAAAGGCTAAAAACCTGTGATTATAGTGTTGGACCTTGTCGCTTTGTCAGCCATCTGGGATTTCTGCAGCATCTTTCTTACATCATATCTTGCaacctgagaccccccccccccccccccccccccccccgtcacaCAAGGAAAACGTCTTACTGTAAGGGACGTGTGAATAAGCGACTCAGGAAGGCTGTCATGTTACGTTCTAGaggttttcaggagtgcatgtgtgaaaacagctctggaGTATGACGTGTTGCACTTCTGTCATCATGGACCAAGGTCAGAGACAGGAGAAAGAGGAACTTCATATGTCCACCCCGGAAAAGCAGATAGAGGATAGAAATTTTTGTTGGTGCACAGGATTGGCGAGCAACTTTTATTGCACTTCTACCAGCCTTTTATCCTTTGCCAGCCCGGTGCAACATATTCTGTAACCGATCGATCTGCAGGACCAATGAGTGTAGAACTGTTAAGGACCCTAATGGAGCTTTAAAGACTTGAGAGTCAACTCTATAAATATGgatctttcttttcttgcatTAGTCATCAGACCTGTGACAGCTGAAATCAGATTTTCAAACCCAGACTGTCATGTTGGCACTCCTTCACAGAAAtcagtttacattttcaacagtgGTTTTACTTGaatgagagatttaaaaaaaacccaaatgcTGAATTCTTTGTTCATCTGGACAGAATTAATAAATCTCCGCCTGGTTCTTTTCTCACTCTGACAAGTCAGTAATCATGTATGAATAGAGAGGCCAACCTATGAAtgctaaaaaaaagggaactctGTGACTCCAAAATGTAACAGAATAACAACTGGCATGCGTTATACAAACAAAACGACATACCCCTGATTCCCGGTCATGAAGGTGGAGGTGAATAAGTCCACATAAACAAGGAATCAAAATAAAGGAGACACTGACATCTCACAAGTCAGCCACAGCAGGGAGTTGCACCCTGGTGAACTCACccttaacttgtttttttttttttttttttttaaataagatttttaaaataatttgaatttgaagtACTTTCTGATTGCTAAATGAAAAGGAACGCCTCCTTTAGTCGACCAATCGTTACTCGATGAAAAGAGTCAGCGTGTTCAAATGTGTCAGGGAGACGCAGGCTAAAAAGAAACTCAGAAACCTTCTGTGTTGGACATATGTGACATTACCCTGCCCAAGCCTTCTACGTGAAGGAAAAAGCCTTGTGGTTAACATAAGCCAGTGACAAATCGAAGGCGGTGTACTTGTGCCTGTAACGCCTTGTCTGTAATCTgtgacacaaagaagaagagtggTGGGGTGGAGTCGTTCCACACCTGATCCGCCATCGGAGGCAGGAACAGTGGGAGGAAGACGGTGGCAAAGTGTAACATCAGAGCCAGCAGGTTGGTACAGCGg from Labrus mixtus chromosome 20, fLabMix1.1, whole genome shotgun sequence carries:
- the dctn5 gene encoding dynactin subunit 5, coding for MELSEILYNKAEYIETASGNKVSRQSVLCGSQNIVLNGKTIVMNDCIIRGDLANVRVGRHCVVKSRSVIRPPFKKFSKGVAFFPLHIGDHVFIEEDCVVNAAQIGSYVHIGKNCVIGRRCVLKDCCKILDNTVLPPETVVPPFTVFSGCPGLFSGELPECTQDLMIDVTKSYYQKFLPLSQI